The DNA window AGTGTATACAGTGGCATTCGACACTCTTCTGGAGGCATCTCATGGATAGCACTGATGATCTGATCAGTTGTTAATTTAACAGTCTGATTCATCTGGGTATTCCTTTGTTGTATAATCAAATTGTGTTTGCACTGATGTCGAGGTGACAAGGACAGAAAAAAATATTTTCCTCTGCGTTCTCTGCGTCTCTGCGGTCAATTATAGTAGATTTTAGAATTACTGATACACTTTCAATGCACAACCAACCCCCTAAATCCCCCTTGTCAGGGGGACTTCACCCTTATTTCTCGTGTTTACTATAAACTATCTTATGCCTAAAATCAAAGGGATTGTCATCTCACGTTTTGATGTGATAAATCTCACGCAAATTCCGGTACTTCTGCGCGTAGTCCAAGCCGTATCCAACGACAAAGGCGTCTGGAATCTCAAAACCGACATAATCGATCGGCGTTGGCACGATTCTTCGGCTTGGCTTGTTTAAGAGACTACACACTTTCACGCTTGCAGGCTCCAACGCCTGGATCTCCTTCATGAGAAAACTCACGGTCTGTCCTGTGTCAACGATATCCTCCACAACAACCACGTCCGCGTTGTGAAGGTTTCCGTTTAATCCCTGGACTGTCCGAATATGCCCTGCCGATTCCGTTCTATCGTCATAACTCGAAAGTTGGATAAACTCGCAGCGCACAGGAATCGAGAGCGTGCGGAACAGATCCGCAAAGAATAAAGCTGCACCCTTGAGAACACAGACAAGCACCAGCTCGCGATCGAAGTAATCGTCGGAGATCTGTTGACCCAATTCACGGACACGCCTTTGAATTTCTGCTTCGGAGATTAGCGTCGATTCAATTTCCATTTTCATCAATTTTGGTAGAAGGTGAGTAACTCAAATATAGCCGCCGCCTCGTCTCGGCTCGGATTTTGAACGGTTCGCTCGTTCGGTAGCCAACGACCCAAATAATCTCATCCCCACTCATCAACACGGGTATCCGCCCTCGTTTCTGTCGAGGGATCTTGGTATCGATTAACAGATCTTTCAACTTTTTCGTGCCCCGCATCCCAAACGGATGAAACCGGTCGCCGTCTCGCCGCTGTCGAAGCATCAGCGGAAGTTGAAGCCGATCAAGATCAAACACGGCTTGGAATTTACCATCAGGGAACTTATCTGCCACTGCGCAGTTGATTGGGTGTTCCACAACGGTGGCAATCATCTCCGCATCTAACCGCGGAAGTGGGGTATGCCCCGGCACTGCAACCTCATACTCAAATGGAGGATGGCTGTCTGCTGCTTTCTGGATAAGAACGCGGTTATACGCCCGTCGAAACGCCCCGCCATTGGGCAGATCCAAAGCACTATTCGGTGCTTCCCCATCAATCAAATTCAACATTGACTCAAAATGATTGAAGTAAAGATCTCTAATCTCTCCAAACACCTCTGCGACAGCCAATCGCAAGATTCGCCGACGTAAAGCGAGATGATGTTGCCGAAATAAACGGCGATCCAGAACAACAGTGTCAGGTGTGTAGGATTCTATCCGGCACGCTTGAAACGCATCATGAGCGATCATCTCCAGATAATCCGATTCCACCTGTAACAGTTCGGCTGTCTGGTTCAAGACGCTCTGGATATTGGGGTTATAAGCGCGCTCTAAGGCGGGGATAAGTTCTAAGCGAACCCGATTGCGGAGGTAGTTGAGTTGATAATTTGTAGCGTCACAGCGGGGTTGTAATCCAAGCTGCGCCACAAAATCCTCAATCTCCTTCCTCGAAAAGGCAAGCAAAGGACGAATGAACTTCCCTTCCCGCACCGGGAGTATCCCCTTTAAGCCAGATGCGCCCGCCCCGCGCAACAGATTCATCAAGACCGTTTCTGCCTGATCGCCGCGA is part of the Candidatus Poribacteria bacterium genome and encodes:
- the hpt gene encoding hypoxanthine phosphoribosyltransferase; amino-acid sequence: MKMEIESTLISEAEIQRRVRELGQQISDDYFDRELVLVCVLKGAALFFADLFRTLSIPVRCEFIQLSSYDDRTESAGHIRTVQGLNGNLHNADVVVVEDIVDTGQTVSFLMKEIQALEPASVKVCSLLNKPSRRIVPTPIDYVGFEIPDAFVVGYGLDYAQKYRNLREIYHIKT
- the tilS gene encoding tRNA lysidine(34) synthetase TilS — encoded protein: MAAGFVQRTHRFITQHQMIQPRETVLVGVSGGVDSLALLYALHTLRHQLDCQLHVAHLDHGFREDSAGDAVYVAEQADQLGIPISSIRIDVPQLMWDQKLSAEVAARQARYQFYECISKRIGATKIALGHHRGDQAETVLMNLLRGAGASGLKGILPVREGKFIRPLLAFSRKEIEDFVAQLGLQPRCDATNYQLNYLRNRVRLELIPALERAYNPNIQSVLNQTAELLQVESDYLEMIAHDAFQACRIESYTPDTVVLDRRLFRQHHLALRRRILRLAVAEVFGEIRDLYFNHFESMLNLIDGEAPNSALDLPNGGAFRRAYNRVLIQKAADSHPPFEYEVAVPGHTPLPRLDAEMIATVVEHPINCAVADKFPDGKFQAVFDLDRLQLPLMLRQRRDGDRFHPFGMRGTKKLKDLLIDTKIPRQKRGRIPVLMSGDEIIWVVGYRTSEPFKIRAETRRRLYLSYSPSTKIDENGN